A genomic window from Arthrobacter globiformis includes:
- a CDS encoding thioredoxin domain-containing protein, which yields MQAAPTPDPRSGQPGSGQPGPGERNALGAEPSAYLRQHAGNPVHWQPFGDAAFARAASRDVPVFLSIGYAACHWCHVMARESFEDQATADYLNSHFVAVKVDREERPDVDAVYMAATQAISGEGGWPMSVFLSPEGLAFHAGTYFPPRPMPGRPSFRQVLEAVHEAWTERRDAVEENARSLAQNMGEVQVAAAVDVSRPPELLDAGLLPAAVRSLAGSEDPDDGGFGTAPKFPPSAVLEFLVRHAAVPSETAVVARDMAGRTLAAMARSALFDQLDGGFARYSVTRDWSVPHFEKMLYDNAQLLRVYVHWIRLGGTAGFPAAEAADIASRTADWLLSALGLPDGGLASSLDADSVVDGEHHEGASYLWTPGELERVLGAEDAAAVAWMMNVGARGTVSELGSPLHPGRALDGDEARLWSRVRPRLQETRARRPQPGRDEKVVAGWNGLAVAALAEAGAVLGRPDLVAAAGRIGGYLERVHWRAETGEPDAGELVRVSHGGAARGIGGLLEDYAFCADGFLALCSATGDPRWYALAEALIQAAHTRFVDAGTLADSAGESEQVVRAQGGKPGLNPFDDATPSGAAAFAGALLGYAALSGSVEHRTMAGNILALVPPLATRAPRVAGWLLATAQAALAGPLEAAVVGPAGPERDALHRALLLSASPGLVVAVGDAETDDGGMPAGVPLLRQRPAGPGGTPLVYVCRGMVCDRPVATVEEALERVSSALR from the coding sequence ATGCAGGCCGCACCGACACCTGATCCCCGATCGGGGCAGCCCGGATCGGGGCAGCCCGGGCCGGGGGAGCGCAATGCCCTCGGCGCGGAACCCTCTGCCTACCTGCGCCAGCACGCCGGCAACCCGGTGCACTGGCAGCCGTTCGGGGACGCCGCCTTTGCGCGGGCCGCGTCCCGGGACGTCCCCGTGTTCCTGTCCATCGGCTACGCCGCCTGCCACTGGTGCCACGTCATGGCCCGCGAATCCTTCGAGGACCAGGCCACCGCTGACTACCTGAACAGCCACTTCGTCGCCGTCAAGGTGGACCGTGAGGAGCGCCCGGACGTCGACGCCGTCTACATGGCCGCCACGCAGGCGATCAGCGGCGAGGGCGGCTGGCCCATGTCCGTCTTCCTGAGCCCCGAGGGCCTGGCCTTCCACGCCGGCACCTACTTCCCGCCACGGCCCATGCCCGGCCGTCCCTCCTTCCGCCAGGTCCTCGAGGCCGTGCATGAGGCCTGGACGGAGCGCCGTGACGCCGTGGAGGAGAATGCACGCTCCCTCGCACAAAACATGGGCGAGGTACAGGTTGCGGCGGCCGTGGACGTGTCCCGCCCGCCGGAACTGCTCGACGCCGGTTTGCTGCCCGCCGCCGTGCGTTCCCTGGCCGGATCCGAAGACCCCGACGACGGCGGGTTCGGCACCGCCCCGAAGTTCCCGCCGTCGGCCGTTTTGGAGTTCCTGGTGCGGCATGCCGCGGTTCCCTCGGAAACTGCCGTGGTGGCCAGGGACATGGCCGGGCGCACCCTCGCGGCGATGGCCCGCTCGGCTCTTTTCGACCAGCTCGACGGCGGCTTCGCCCGGTATTCGGTGACGCGCGACTGGTCCGTTCCGCACTTCGAGAAGATGCTGTACGACAACGCCCAGCTGCTGCGCGTCTACGTGCACTGGATCCGGCTGGGCGGAACGGCCGGGTTCCCGGCAGCCGAGGCCGCGGACATCGCGTCGCGGACCGCCGACTGGCTGCTCTCCGCGCTCGGGCTGCCGGACGGGGGACTGGCGTCCTCGCTGGACGCCGATTCCGTGGTGGACGGGGAGCACCACGAAGGGGCGAGCTATCTCTGGACCCCCGGTGAGCTGGAGCGGGTGCTCGGGGCGGAGGACGCCGCGGCCGTCGCCTGGATGATGAACGTCGGCGCCCGGGGAACCGTCTCGGAGCTCGGCTCGCCGCTGCACCCGGGACGGGCGCTGGACGGTGACGAGGCGCGGCTCTGGTCGCGGGTGAGGCCCCGCCTCCAGGAAACCAGGGCACGCCGGCCGCAGCCCGGGCGGGACGAGAAGGTGGTGGCGGGCTGGAACGGCCTCGCCGTGGCTGCACTCGCGGAGGCCGGGGCAGTTTTGGGCCGGCCGGACCTTGTGGCGGCAGCCGGCCGGATCGGCGGCTATCTGGAACGGGTCCACTGGCGGGCGGAGACGGGGGAGCCGGATGCGGGGGAGCTGGTCCGCGTGTCGCATGGCGGCGCAGCACGGGGGATCGGCGGCCTGCTTGAGGACTATGCGTTCTGCGCGGACGGCTTCCTGGCGCTGTGCTCGGCCACCGGAGATCCACGCTGGTACGCGTTGGCCGAGGCGCTGATCCAGGCGGCGCACACCCGGTTCGTGGACGCCGGGACGCTCGCCGATTCCGCCGGGGAGTCGGAGCAGGTGGTCAGGGCCCAGGGCGGGAAGCCGGGGCTGAACCCCTTTGACGATGCCACGCCCAGCGGCGCGGCTGCATTTGCCGGCGCCCTGCTGGGCTATGCCGCCCTGTCCGGCTCGGTGGAACACCGGACCATGGCCGGCAACATCCTGGCACTGGTGCCCCCGCTCGCAACGCGTGCACCGCGCGTGGCGGGCTGGCTGCTGGCCACAGCGCAGGCCGCGCTGGCGGGGCCGCTGGAGGCCGCCGTCGTCGGACCTGCCGGTCCCGAACGGGACGCCCTCCACCGCGCGCTGCTGCTGTCCGCGAGCCCGGGGCTGGTAGTGGCGGTGGGTGACGCCGAGACGGACGACGGCGGGATGCCGGCCGGAGTGCCGCTGCTGCGGCAAAGGCCGGCCGGGCCAGGCGGCACGCCCCTCGTCTACGTCTGCCGCGGCATGGTTTGCGACCGGCCCGTGGCGACCGTTGAGGAGGCGCTGGAACGCGTCAGCTCAGCACTGCGATGA
- the trhA gene encoding PAQR family membrane homeostasis protein TrhA, with protein MDDAAARIAELLTIKPKWRGWIHTVTAPLALAAGIVLVAVAPTPDRKITSAIYALTGVLLFGISAVYHRGNWSPGVKRVLKRLDHTNIMLVIAGSYTPLAWSLLDRPTAEFLLWLIWSAAILGVLFRLLWTDAPRWLYVPIYIGLGCGSLFYLPAFFAASVPAALLICVGGALYIAGAVFYALKKPNISYRHFGFHELFHAFTVLAFAAHFAAILIAVLS; from the coding sequence ATGGATGACGCCGCCGCACGCATCGCCGAGCTGCTGACGATCAAGCCAAAGTGGCGGGGATGGATCCACACGGTCACCGCGCCACTGGCACTGGCCGCAGGGATTGTCCTGGTTGCGGTGGCTCCCACTCCGGACCGCAAGATAACGTCGGCCATCTACGCCCTCACCGGGGTCCTGCTGTTCGGCATCAGCGCGGTGTACCACCGCGGCAACTGGTCCCCCGGCGTCAAGCGCGTCCTCAAACGGCTGGACCACACCAACATCATGCTGGTGATTGCCGGCAGCTACACGCCCCTCGCGTGGAGCCTGCTGGACAGGCCGACGGCGGAGTTTCTGCTCTGGCTGATCTGGTCCGCCGCGATCCTGGGCGTGCTGTTCCGGCTGCTCTGGACCGACGCACCCCGCTGGCTGTACGTGCCCATCTACATCGGCCTCGGCTGCGGGTCCCTGTTCTACCTGCCCGCCTTTTTCGCGGCGAGCGTCCCGGCGGCCCTGCTCATCTGCGTCGGCGGGGCGCTGTACATTGCCGGGGCCGTGTTCTACGCACTCAAGAAGCCCAACATCAGCTACCGGCACTTCGGCTTCCACGAACTGTTCCACGCCTTCACGGTGCTGGCCTTCGCCGCACACTTCGCGGCCATCCTCATCGCAGTGCTGAGCTGA
- a CDS encoding isoprenyl transferase — translation MEWPGFLYGFYERKLLRSLEPERIPRHIGVMVDGNRRWARQFNAPTSQGHQAGADKIHEFLGWCQELGVRVVTLYMLSTDNMSRSGEELDLLMGIIANTLDRLDEDADISVHAMGAPELLPDYLADRLTKLTARTPVREKLHVNVAVGYGGRREIVDAVRELLHDAVAHKADISELADSLSVEDISRFLYTRGQPDPDLVIRTSGEQRLSGFLMWQSAYSEFYFCEALWPAFRKVDFLRALRDYAGRQRRFGS, via the coding sequence ATGGAATGGCCCGGGTTCCTCTATGGCTTCTATGAGCGCAAGCTTCTGCGCTCGCTGGAGCCGGAACGGATCCCCCGGCACATCGGCGTCATGGTGGACGGGAACCGGCGCTGGGCCCGGCAGTTCAACGCCCCGACCAGCCAGGGCCACCAGGCCGGCGCGGACAAGATCCATGAGTTCCTCGGCTGGTGCCAGGAGCTGGGTGTCCGGGTGGTCACCCTGTACATGCTCTCCACGGACAACATGAGCCGTTCCGGCGAGGAGCTTGACCTGCTCATGGGCATCATTGCCAACACGCTGGACCGGCTCGACGAGGACGCCGACATATCGGTCCACGCCATGGGCGCCCCGGAGCTCCTCCCGGACTACCTCGCGGACCGGCTGACCAAGCTCACGGCCAGGACGCCGGTGCGCGAGAAACTCCACGTGAACGTGGCCGTCGGCTACGGTGGCCGGCGCGAGATCGTGGATGCAGTACGCGAGCTGCTGCACGACGCCGTGGCGCACAAGGCGGACATCAGCGAACTCGCCGACTCCCTGAGCGTGGAGGACATCTCCCGCTTTCTCTACACCCGCGGCCAGCCCGATCCGGACCTGGTGATCAGGACCTCCGGTGAGCAGCGGCTCTCAGGCTTCCTGATGTGGCAAAGCGCCTACAGCGAGTTTTACTTCTGCGAGGCACTTTGGCCGGCCTTCCGGAAGGTGGATTTCCTTCGCGCCCTGCGCGACTACGCCGGCAGGCAGCGCCGCTTCGGCTCCTAG
- a CDS encoding PhoH family protein, with product MAISEQLPDVITDKGEKATSRAKRANSKTGADTKDAAAGLAVSGPQTESQPSVSTFVIDTSVLLSDPRALLRFAEHEVVVPIVVITELEGKRHDPELGYFARKALRLLDDLRIQHGGLNRPIPLGDAGGTLMIEMNHISAEVLPAGFRAGDNDSRILAVAKNLSNEGRNVTVVSKDLPMRVKASAMGLLADEYRNELVKDSGWTGVAEIDASDEEISTLYGHEPVFIPAAAEMPVNTGLVVLSSRGSALGRVGADKQVRLVKGDRDIFGLHGRSAEQRLAIDLLMDPSVGIVSMGGRAGTGKSALALCAGLEAVLERREHRKVIVFRPLFAVGGQELGYLPGSEAEKMNPWAQAVFDTLGALVSQEVVEEVMDRGMLEVMPLTHIRGRSLHDAFVIVDEAQSLEKNVLLTVMSRIGQNSKIVLTHDVAQRDNLRVGRHDGIAAVVETLKGHPLFGHITLTRSERSPIAALVTDLLEGA from the coding sequence GTGGCTATTTCTGAACAACTGCCCGACGTCATCACGGACAAGGGTGAGAAGGCTACCTCTCGCGCCAAGCGAGCCAATTCAAAGACCGGTGCGGACACGAAAGACGCCGCAGCCGGTCTTGCTGTTTCCGGCCCACAGACTGAATCCCAGCCATCAGTCTCCACTTTCGTCATCGATACCTCCGTTCTGCTCTCCGACCCCCGCGCCCTGCTGCGGTTTGCGGAGCACGAAGTCGTTGTGCCGATCGTGGTGATCACCGAACTTGAAGGGAAGCGGCATGACCCCGAACTCGGCTACTTCGCACGGAAGGCGCTCCGGCTCCTTGATGACCTTCGCATCCAGCACGGGGGGCTGAACCGGCCCATCCCGCTGGGTGACGCCGGCGGTACGCTCATGATCGAGATGAACCACATCTCGGCCGAAGTCCTGCCGGCCGGCTTCCGCGCCGGGGACAACGACAGCCGCATCCTCGCCGTCGCCAAGAACCTCTCCAACGAGGGACGCAACGTCACCGTGGTGTCCAAGGACCTCCCCATGCGGGTCAAGGCCTCGGCCATGGGCCTGCTGGCCGATGAATACCGCAACGAGCTCGTCAAGGATTCCGGGTGGACCGGCGTCGCCGAGATCGATGCGAGCGACGAGGAGATCTCCACGCTGTACGGCCACGAGCCGGTCTTCATCCCGGCGGCCGCCGAGATGCCGGTCAACACCGGCCTTGTGGTGCTCTCCAGCCGGGGCTCGGCCCTGGGCCGTGTCGGTGCCGATAAGCAGGTCCGCCTGGTGAAGGGGGACCGCGACATTTTCGGCCTCCACGGGCGCTCCGCGGAGCAGCGGCTCGCCATCGACCTGCTGATGGACCCGTCGGTGGGCATCGTGTCCATGGGCGGCCGTGCGGGCACCGGTAAGTCGGCGCTTGCCCTGTGTGCCGGCCTCGAGGCGGTACTGGAGCGCCGCGAGCACCGCAAGGTGATCGTCTTCCGCCCCCTCTTCGCCGTGGGCGGCCAGGAGCTCGGTTACCTGCCGGGCTCGGAAGCCGAAAAGATGAACCCCTGGGCGCAGGCGGTATTCGACACCCTGGGCGCTCTTGTGAGCCAGGAAGTCGTGGAGGAGGTCATGGACCGCGGCATGCTGGAGGTCATGCCGCTGACCCACATCCGCGGACGCTCCCTCCACGATGCCTTCGTGATCGTGGATGAGGCCCAGTCCCTCGAAAAGAACGTTCTGCTCACCGTCATGAGCCGGATCGGGCAGAACTCGAAGATCGTCCTCACCCACGACGTTGCCCAGCGCGACAACCTCCGGGTCGGACGGCATGACGGCATCGCAGCCGTCGTCGAAACCCTGAAGGGCCACCCGCTCTTCGGCCACATCACCCTCACCCGGTCAGAACGCTCGCCCATCGCGGCGCTCGTCACGGACCTGCTCGAAGGGGCGTAA
- a CDS encoding GNAT family N-acetyltransferase: MTELISVWPPFALTLATPRLTLRPLRDDHIPAAVEAAASGIHDEGRNPFSTPWTSVPADELGPNMARWYWQCRAASTPDSWTLTLGIWHDGTFLGCQDIAARDFSVLRTVTTGSWLRRSAQSRGFGREMRAAVALYAFDWFGADVCESEAADWNAASLGVSRSLGYELNGLTRMSWGGRQETVQRVRLTPATFRRPEWHLKVEGHEPTAKFLGIPAG, from the coding sequence ATGACCGAGCTGATCTCCGTGTGGCCTCCGTTCGCGCTCACCCTGGCCACTCCCCGGCTCACACTGCGGCCACTGCGTGACGACCACATCCCCGCGGCTGTTGAAGCGGCTGCCAGCGGCATCCACGACGAGGGCCGCAATCCGTTCAGCACCCCTTGGACCTCGGTCCCCGCCGACGAGCTGGGACCCAACATGGCCCGCTGGTACTGGCAGTGCCGCGCCGCCTCCACACCGGACTCCTGGACACTGACGCTGGGCATCTGGCACGACGGCACCTTCCTCGGGTGCCAGGACATCGCAGCGCGGGACTTTTCGGTTCTCCGCACGGTCACCACCGGATCATGGCTGCGGAGGAGCGCCCAAAGCCGCGGCTTCGGCAGGGAGATGCGGGCCGCCGTCGCGCTTTACGCCTTTGACTGGTTTGGCGCCGATGTCTGCGAATCCGAAGCCGCCGACTGGAATGCAGCCTCCCTGGGCGTCTCCCGCTCGCTCGGCTACGAACTGAACGGCCTGACCCGCATGTCCTGGGGCGGCAGGCAGGAAACAGTCCAACGGGTCCGCCTTACGCCGGCAACCTTCCGCCGCCCCGAATGGCACCTAAAGGTGGAAGGCCACGAACCCACGGCGAAGTTCCTGGGAATCCCCGCTGGTTGA
- a CDS encoding prepilin peptidase, which translates to MIQRLAELWEAAPPAFWLLLAACAYFAVMAVRLTVIDVRHHLLPNRIVFPSYGIAGVLLLGAVVTLAAADPSGLPDGAARLFGVPALRIAAGGAVLWLFYFVLRLVYPPGMGFGDVKLAGVLGLYLGYLGWPHVFAGTFAAFLLGGLWSIGLLALRRGTLKSAIPFGPFMLAGAAAAMVLLPA; encoded by the coding sequence GTGATCCAACGACTTGCCGAATTGTGGGAAGCGGCACCGCCGGCATTCTGGCTGCTGCTGGCGGCGTGCGCCTACTTCGCCGTGATGGCGGTGCGGCTCACTGTCATCGACGTCCGGCACCACCTTCTGCCGAACCGGATTGTTTTTCCCTCCTATGGCATAGCCGGTGTGCTGCTGCTAGGGGCGGTGGTGACGCTCGCGGCGGCGGACCCCTCAGGGCTGCCCGACGGCGCTGCCCGCCTTTTCGGCGTACCCGCACTGAGGATTGCGGCCGGGGGAGCGGTGCTGTGGCTCTTCTACTTTGTGCTGCGGCTGGTGTACCCGCCCGGCATGGGGTTCGGGGACGTGAAACTCGCCGGTGTCCTGGGGCTGTACCTGGGCTACCTCGGCTGGCCGCATGTTTTCGCAGGGACGTTCGCCGCGTTCCTGCTCGGCGGCCTCTGGAGCATCGGCCTGTTGGCACTGCGGCGCGGAACCCTCAAGTCGGCCATTCCGTTCGGTCCGTTCATGCTGGCCGGAGCGGCCGCGGCGATGGTCCTACTGCCTGCCTGA
- a CDS encoding class II fumarate hydratase, which translates to MTSTEEFRIEHDTMGEVRVPVNALYRAQTQRAVENFPISGKTLERAHIEALARVKKAAAQANAELGVLDGELAKAIADAADEVATGKYDGDFPIDVFQTGSGTSSNMNTNEVLAELASRALKAAGSDKVVHPNDHVNASQSSNDVFPTSVHVAATSALINDLIPALGYLAESLERKAVEFKDVVKSGRTHLMDATPVTLGQEFGGYAAQVRYGIERINAALPRVAEVPLGGTAVGTGINTPAGFPERVIELLATDTGLPLTEARDHFEAQANRDGLIEASSQLRNIAISFMKINNDLRWMGSGPNTGLGEIAIPDLQPGSSIMPGKVNPVICEASIMVCAQVIGNDTAIAWSGTNGAFELNVGIPVMAANLLESVRLLANTSRVMADKMIDGITANVERARFLAEASPSIVTPLNKFIGYENAAKIAKTAVKEGLTVRQATEKLGFVGDGEGKVSEADLDKALDVTTMTAPAHKA; encoded by the coding sequence ATGACTTCCACTGAAGAGTTCCGCATTGAACATGACACGATGGGCGAAGTCCGCGTCCCCGTGAACGCCCTGTACCGCGCGCAGACGCAACGTGCAGTCGAGAACTTCCCGATCTCCGGAAAAACCCTGGAACGCGCCCACATTGAGGCGCTGGCCCGGGTCAAGAAGGCCGCTGCCCAGGCCAACGCTGAACTGGGTGTGCTCGACGGCGAGCTGGCCAAGGCGATCGCGGACGCTGCCGACGAGGTGGCCACGGGCAAGTACGACGGCGACTTCCCCATCGACGTTTTCCAGACCGGTTCCGGCACGTCCTCGAACATGAACACCAACGAGGTCCTCGCCGAGCTGGCGTCCCGCGCCCTGAAGGCTGCCGGCAGCGACAAGGTGGTCCACCCCAATGACCACGTCAACGCCTCGCAGTCCTCCAATGACGTGTTCCCCACCTCCGTCCACGTTGCAGCCACCTCGGCCCTGATCAACGACCTCATCCCGGCCCTCGGCTACCTCGCCGAATCGCTGGAGCGCAAGGCCGTTGAGTTCAAGGACGTCGTCAAGTCCGGCCGCACGCACCTGATGGACGCCACCCCGGTCACCCTCGGCCAGGAATTCGGCGGCTACGCCGCGCAGGTCCGTTACGGCATCGAGCGCATCAACGCCGCGCTCCCCCGCGTGGCCGAAGTGCCCCTCGGCGGCACCGCCGTGGGCACCGGCATCAACACCCCGGCAGGCTTCCCGGAGCGCGTCATCGAACTGCTCGCCACCGACACCGGCCTGCCGCTGACCGAGGCCCGCGACCACTTCGAGGCCCAGGCCAACCGCGACGGCCTCATCGAAGCGTCCAGCCAGCTGCGCAACATCGCGATCTCCTTCATGAAGATCAACAATGACCTGCGCTGGATGGGCTCCGGCCCCAACACCGGCCTCGGCGAAATCGCCATTCCGGACCTGCAGCCGGGCTCCTCGATCATGCCGGGCAAGGTCAACCCCGTCATCTGCGAGGCGTCCATCATGGTCTGCGCCCAGGTCATCGGCAACGACACCGCCATCGCCTGGTCCGGCACCAACGGCGCCTTCGAACTGAACGTCGGCATCCCGGTCATGGCCGCCAACCTGCTCGAGTCTGTCCGCCTGCTGGCCAACACCAGCCGCGTCATGGCAGACAAGATGATCGACGGCATCACCGCCAACGTCGAGCGCGCCCGCTTCCTCGCCGAGGCGTCGCCGTCCATCGTTACCCCGCTGAACAAGTTCATCGGCTACGAAAACGCCGCCAAGATCGCCAAGACCGCTGTCAAGGAGGGCTTGACCGTCCGCCAGGCCACCGAGAAGCTCGGCTTCGTCGGCGACGGCGAAGGCAAGGTTTCCGAGGCCGACTTGGACAAGGCACTGGACGTCACCACCATGACGGCTCCGGCCCACAAGGCCTGA
- a CDS encoding carbonic anhydrase: protein MTTYLTPALAWRRLREGNERFVTGESSHPNQDASRRSSLVENQHPFAVIFGCSDSRLAAEIIFDVGLGDVFVVRTAGQVIDDAVLGSLEYSIGVLGVPLIVVLGHDSCGAVSATKSAVETGQMPVGFIRDLVERITPSVLTSLRNEQTEVNDMVVEHVKQTSQRLVDSSRVISDAIESGRAAVIGLSYSLGEGHAELVSGIGDL, encoded by the coding sequence GTGACAACTTACCTGACTCCTGCCCTGGCCTGGCGCCGTCTGCGCGAAGGCAACGAACGCTTCGTAACCGGTGAATCCTCGCACCCGAACCAGGACGCCTCCCGGCGGTCCTCGCTGGTGGAGAACCAGCACCCTTTCGCGGTGATCTTCGGTTGCTCGGACTCGCGGCTCGCCGCTGAAATCATTTTCGACGTCGGACTCGGCGACGTCTTCGTCGTCCGGACCGCGGGCCAGGTCATTGACGACGCAGTCCTGGGCTCACTCGAGTACAGCATCGGCGTGCTCGGCGTGCCGCTGATCGTGGTGCTCGGCCACGACAGCTGCGGCGCGGTCAGTGCCACGAAATCCGCCGTCGAAACCGGCCAGATGCCTGTGGGCTTCATCCGCGACCTCGTGGAGCGCATCACGCCGTCGGTCCTCACCTCCCTGCGGAACGAGCAGACGGAGGTCAACGACATGGTGGTGGAGCACGTCAAGCAGACCTCCCAGCGCCTCGTGGACAGCTCACGTGTGATTTCGGACGCAATCGAGTCGGGCCGGGCCGCGGTCATCGGGCTCTCGTACAGCCTCGGCGAGGGCCACGCGGAGCTTGTTTCCGGAATCGGGGACCTCTAG
- a CDS encoding DUF4245 domain-containing protein, whose amino-acid sequence MQDQSAPSSRAQASTPSPATASQPVKPIIPAAAAKRANASVIGMIIALLVSVAAFLPIVLMNPSPKSDGFRPNIDVSAVASNAKGVAGFTPVAPAAGDTFRPNYARWAAASGTGVAAWEVGYVTPKEKFIGLTQTSKANPTWLVQQTKSAPVTGTRNAGGREWELHDTGKGEKSMVLAYRGSTVVLAGDANLEEFAVLAAAVVKSLESNPAVTVSPSASPAP is encoded by the coding sequence ATGCAGGACCAGTCCGCCCCTTCGAGCCGCGCGCAGGCTTCCACCCCCTCCCCAGCTACGGCCAGCCAGCCCGTCAAGCCGATAATCCCCGCGGCTGCCGCAAAACGGGCGAATGCCTCGGTGATCGGAATGATCATCGCCCTGCTGGTAAGCGTCGCTGCGTTCCTGCCTATCGTCCTGATGAATCCGTCCCCGAAGTCGGACGGCTTCCGGCCCAACATCGACGTCAGCGCCGTCGCCAGCAACGCCAAGGGTGTGGCGGGATTCACACCGGTGGCCCCCGCGGCGGGTGACACATTCCGCCCGAATTACGCCCGCTGGGCGGCGGCCTCGGGCACGGGCGTCGCGGCTTGGGAGGTCGGGTACGTGACCCCGAAGGAAAAATTCATCGGCCTGACACAGACCAGCAAGGCCAACCCCACCTGGCTCGTGCAGCAGACCAAGAGCGCCCCGGTCACCGGCACCCGCAACGCCGGCGGCAGGGAATGGGAACTCCATGACACCGGCAAGGGCGAAAAGAGCATGGTGCTCGCCTACCGCGGTTCCACCGTGGTCCTGGCGGGAGACGCCAACCTGGAGGAATTCGCGGTTCTGGCTGCCGCCGTCGTCAAGTCCCTGGAAAGTAACCCTGCTGTCACCGTTTCCCCCTCGGCGAGCCCCGCACCGTAA
- the glpX gene encoding class II fructose-bisphosphatase, whose translation MSPASITQKYSTLSPSLAVGIDEPDRNLALELVRVTEAAAIAGGHWVGFGDKNKADGAAVDAMRSFLQTVHFNGVVVIGEGEKDEAPMLFNGEQVGDGTGPECDVAVDPIDGTRLTALGINNALAVLAVAERGSMFDPSAVFYMEKLVTGPEAADMVDLRLPVKQNLHLIAKAKGVKVNQLNVMILDRDRHRPLVEEIREAGARTKFIMDGDVAGAIAAARSGTGVDALMGIGGTPEGIVAACAIKSLGGVIQGRLWPTSDDEKQKAIDAGHDLDRVLSTNDLVTSDNCYFAATGITDGDLLRGVRYNKEKVLTQSIVMRSKSGTIRFVDGEHQASKWEGYARKS comes from the coding sequence GTGTCACCAGCGTCCATCACCCAGAAGTACTCAACGCTTTCCCCGTCGCTCGCCGTCGGAATTGACGAGCCGGACCGCAACCTCGCCCTTGAACTTGTCCGCGTCACTGAAGCCGCGGCAATCGCCGGCGGCCACTGGGTGGGCTTCGGCGACAAGAACAAGGCGGACGGCGCGGCCGTCGACGCGATGCGTTCCTTCCTTCAGACCGTCCACTTCAACGGCGTCGTGGTCATCGGTGAAGGCGAAAAAGACGAAGCCCCGATGCTGTTCAACGGCGAACAGGTTGGTGACGGCACCGGCCCCGAGTGCGACGTCGCCGTCGACCCCATCGACGGAACCCGCCTGACCGCACTGGGCATCAACAACGCCCTGGCTGTCCTGGCCGTCGCCGAGCGCGGCTCCATGTTCGACCCCTCCGCCGTGTTCTACATGGAGAAGCTGGTCACCGGTCCTGAAGCCGCCGACATGGTTGACCTGCGTTTGCCGGTCAAGCAGAACCTGCACCTGATCGCCAAGGCCAAGGGCGTGAAGGTCAACCAGCTCAACGTCATGATCCTGGACCGTGACCGCCACCGCCCGCTGGTCGAGGAAATCCGTGAAGCCGGCGCGCGCACCAAGTTCATCATGGACGGCGACGTTGCAGGTGCCATTGCGGCTGCCCGTTCCGGCACCGGCGTTGACGCCCTCATGGGCATCGGCGGAACCCCGGAAGGCATCGTGGCGGCGTGCGCCATCAAGTCCCTGGGCGGCGTGATCCAGGGCCGGCTGTGGCCCACCAGCGACGACGAGAAGCAGAAGGCGATCGACGCCGGCCACGACCTCGATCGGGTCCTGTCCACCAATGACCTCGTCACCAGCGACAACTGCTACTTCGCCGCCACCGGCATCACGGACGGCGATCTCCTCCGCGGCGTCCGTTACAACAAGGAGAAGGTCCTGACGCAGTCAATCGTCATGCGCTCCAAGTCCGGCACCATCCGCTTCGTGGACGGCGAGCACCAGGCCAGCAAGTGGGAAGGCTACGCCCGCAAGAGCTAG